From the genome of Papaver somniferum cultivar HN1 unplaced genomic scaffold, ASM357369v1 unplaced-scaffold_10, whole genome shotgun sequence:
ATATGACGGAATTTGTATTCACATAACTAATCTGTCATTTAAAAACGTCATTTATAACCCTTTCTGGATTAGTGAAAGTCCAAGCATGTTTGCAAGCTCAAAAAGTCTATATATGGGCTCAAACAATCTCTCAGAGCTTGGTTTGAGAAATTCAATGGGTTTCTCATCAATGTTGGATTTTTCATGAGTGATTCCGATCACTCATTATTTACTTACTTCTCAAACATTGAAGTACTACTGCTTCTtctttatgtggatgatattattcTCATTGGTAGTTCTCCTTCTCTTCTGTCAAGGTTTGTGTCCACTCTCAGCACCTCCTTTgctatgaaggatcttgatgaTCTACACTATTTCTTGGGGATCGAGGTTACTAAATATACTAGCAGCAACAACCTACTATTAACTCAGCGGAAATACACCCTTGAACTTATAGAGAAGACATCCATGCTAGAGTGCAAGCCCTCATCAACTCCAGTTTCTAGTGGTTCTAGAATTTCTATCCATGCTGGTGAGATACTGCAAAATCCTTCTGAGTATAGAAGCATAGTTGAAACCTTACAGTACCTGACTCTTACACGAACATACATTACTTTTGATATAAACTATGTATCCCAGTTCCTTCATGCTCCAACTTCAGAAAATCTGCTTTTGGTTAAAATAATTTTGAGATACCTGAAGTCTTCTCTAGGCTCTTGTATAACCATTAATGCGGGAGATCTCACTACTATCTCTGGTTACCCTGACTCGGATTTGGCAGGCTGCCCTGACTCTAGACGATCAActtctggatattgtgtttatGTTGGTTCTACTCTTGTGTCCTGGCAGTCTAAGAAGCATCCTACTGTCTCCAAGTCTTCCACAGAAGCTGAGTACAAAGCACTGTCATGTCTTGCCTCTGAATTTATGTGTATTGCTACATTGCTTGAAGAACTCAACATACCAGTCTCTCTTCCTCATCACTTGTTCCGTGATAACTTGGGAGCTCGTGCCTTAGctttgaatccagtttttcacGCATGTTCGAAGCATATAGAACTGATGCATTTTTGTGACTCCTCTGCCTCAGTTTGAGGGGGAGTATTATACAGTAACTTCTTAGACAATTATTATGTCTTTTATATAGGTTTATCACTTCCATTCCTTTGTTTGTTTCTGACAGCGAATATCCTAGGTTTATCCCTTTAGGGTTCTCTTGTAGTCCTTATCTTTAACTATTTATTGCCTTGCTGTAATGATTAGATGAACTATCTATGAAACAACTTTTATCTTATCTATTGATACCTCTTGCATTATTAATATCTCCGACTTAATCAATATTGATACATCACCATCAGTTTCAGTTTTCCTACAATATCGCAACCGATTTTCTTGGTACATTATTTCTGTTCATTTGGTTATAGCTTATAGTTTTGTTCTAAGATATTGAGTATCAAAAGATGTTTCTTGTTCGTTTCTTATAAGCTTCATATAAGCTTGCGAAGTTGAATGCTAGGGAACAGGGGAACAACCCATGAACAGGAAGGTGAACCATAACGTACAACAAACCAACACCACTACGCAGTTGCATCTAACGATCATATATATCAAGGCTGTCATATTCCTATTGTTGGACTGGAAACGTGCACAAACATATTGTGTGCCAGTGTTTAGAATTTGTCGCTTACATAGTTTAAAGTTTTAACGTGAAGATAACCAATTAATTAATACGAAGAACCAACAGACATGGGGTGTCAACTTCAGAAGCGCACGGGACTAAAAGCAAAAACTACTTTGGAGAGCTTAGTTATAGAGATTCCTTATGTCCCCTTTGGATATCTCTATATAAGCTTCACACCAGGTCTACATTTCTTCATCCAAAAAACTGAAATCTAATAAACTTTCTGCTTCTACTAATTCAATACAAAATGGCTTCTTTCCATGTGCGCTCCATCAGTTTACCTACAAACTCACATCCTCTCACTCTTGCACTGGAGGAACAATTGTGCCAGCTAAaagcatcttcatcttcatcaatcagCCAAAATTTATCTGGTCTACAAAAATTGTATGAGTGAGTTGAGGATTTCCTTTCTACTCAAGATGGGAAATGCTTAGACACTGTTTTGGACGGATCTATCATGTTGTTAGATGTTTGCAGTATTATCAAGGATGTATTGTCTCAGATGAGACAGTCTGTTCAAGAACTACAATCATCCATTCGTAGACGATCAAATGAAGTTTTTGAATACATGATTTCAAGAAAGAAACTCACCAAAGTGATCCGCAAGTGCCTTGCAGATCTTaagaacaacaagaaaaacaaaattagctTGCTATCAGAAGTTGAAGCTACAACTTTAGCCATTTTTGAATCTATATCGTCTCTTGTTTCTGCTCCAAAAGAAAACAAGTCCTTGATCTCTAAATTGACGCTTACCAAGCAAGTTGCACACATCAAACAAACTTTCGAAGTTGACATTGCCGTAAAAGCCCTTACCAAGGGCATTGAAGTAAACAATGTACAAAAAACATTGGGAGCCCTTGAAATGACCCTTCAAGATCTTGAAGATGGACTAGAAACTGTCTTCAGATGTTTAATAAAACACAGAGTTTCACTTCTCAACATCAACTAGTAGCAACATATTTCGCTACTAATCCACCATTAGCATTTTCGCGTTTTATTATGAAAATGCTCATGGAATTTTGTACACATTTACCGTAAATGAAAAGAATGTAAATATCAATACAACAAATTCTTTAACTACATATATTTGCTTATTACATTACATATATCTCCATTTTTATCACTTGCTGGAAAATACATCTGGATGATTCTAATGGTTGCAATAAATCAGCGTTCTTGTTAGGTAGTGGTTAGATACGTGTTCATCCTTATCAAACTACCATTGACTTAATATTGGAAATATAAAAATTGGCAATGT
Proteins encoded in this window:
- the LOC113326169 gene encoding uncharacterized protein LOC113326169, encoding MSDSDHSLFTYFSNIEVLLLLLYVDDIILIGSSPSLLSRFVSTLSTSFAMKDLDDLHYFLGIEVTKYTSSNNLLLTQRKYTLELIEKTSMLECKPSSTPVSSGSRISIHAGEILQNPSEYRSIVETLQYLTLTRTYITFDINYVSQFLHAPTSENLLLVKIILRYLKSSLGSCITINAGDLTTISGYPDSDLAGCPDSRRSTSGYCVYVGSTLVSWQSKKHPTVSKSSTEAEYKALSCLASEFMCIATLLEELNIPVSLPHHLFRDNLGARALALNPVFHACSKHIELMHFCDSSASV
- the LOC113326170 gene encoding uncharacterized protein LOC113326170, coding for MASFHVRSISLPTNSHPLTLALEEQLCQLKASSSSSISQNLSGLQKFIIKDVLSQMRQSVQELQSSIRRRSNEVFEYMISRKKLTKVIRKCLADLKNNKKNKISLLSEVEATTLAIFESISSLVSAPKENKSLISKLTLTKQVAHIKQTFEVDIAVKALTKGIEVNNVQKTLGALEMTLQDLEDGLETVFRCLIKHRVSLLNIN